In Rhodothermus marinus DSM 4252, a single genomic region encodes these proteins:
- a CDS encoding IclR family transcriptional regulator has product MATRKPGRARIGEPTGVRALERGLRLLEELGSGEALSLSELARRAELTPSTTYRLLETLRRRHFVDWDELSGLWRIGLRAYQIGQAFCHPNSLSSLALEAMQRLVARINETVNLAVLDGAEAVYIQQVESRQMLRMFTQLGARVPLHCTGVGKVLLAWRSEEEVRQLLGPEPLVAFTPHTLTRVDAVLQELERVRRLGYAVDREEREIGVRCLAAPVRDATGRVVAALSLSAPAVRLPERRLAELAPVVLETTRDLSLRLGWQPETAPLPVDQSSPT; this is encoded by the coding sequence ATGGCCACGCGAAAACCCGGACGTGCCCGCATCGGTGAGCCGACCGGGGTGCGGGCGCTGGAACGCGGGCTGCGCCTGCTCGAAGAGCTGGGCAGCGGCGAGGCGCTCTCGCTGTCCGAACTGGCGCGACGCGCCGAACTGACGCCGAGCACCACCTATCGGCTGCTGGAGACGTTGCGGCGGCGACACTTTGTCGACTGGGACGAGCTCTCCGGCCTCTGGCGCATCGGGCTACGGGCCTACCAGATCGGCCAGGCCTTCTGTCATCCGAACAGCCTTTCGTCGCTGGCGCTGGAAGCCATGCAGCGGCTGGTGGCCCGCATCAACGAGACGGTCAACCTGGCGGTGCTTGACGGGGCCGAGGCCGTTTACATTCAGCAGGTCGAAAGCCGCCAGATGCTGCGCATGTTCACGCAGTTGGGTGCCCGCGTGCCGTTGCACTGCACGGGCGTCGGGAAGGTGTTGCTGGCCTGGCGTTCGGAAGAAGAGGTGCGGCAGTTGCTGGGACCCGAACCGCTGGTGGCCTTTACGCCACACACGCTGACCCGGGTGGATGCCGTGCTGCAGGAACTGGAGCGGGTGCGCCGGCTGGGTTACGCGGTTGACCGGGAAGAGCGAGAGATCGGCGTGCGCTGTCTGGCCGCACCGGTGCGCGACGCGACGGGTCGTGTGGTGGCGGCGCTCAGCCTGTCGGCGCCGGCCGTGCGGCTTCCGGAGCGTCGCCTGGCCGAACTGGCCCCGGTCGTGCTGGAGACCACCCGGGATCTGTCGCTGCGGCTGGGCTGGCAGCCGGAGACGGCGCCGCTCCCGGTGGATCAGTCCAGCCCCACCTGA
- a CDS encoding Uma2 family endonuclease — MEAVQTYRWTREAFEKLAEVGLVDPDARLELIDGEILQKMSPQSSRHAAAIRRIEETLRRFFPLDRYDVRVQLPLALGPYSEPEPDVAVVEGTIDDYVEAHPSTAVLVVEVADASLQFDRTRKAALYARAGIPDYWIVNLLDGVLEVYRRPENDTYQQRMVLAPHEQIAPLAQPGASLEVARLFPESRA; from the coding sequence ATGGAGGCGGTGCAGACATATCGCTGGACGCGCGAGGCCTTCGAAAAACTGGCCGAAGTCGGGCTCGTCGACCCCGACGCCCGCCTCGAACTCATCGACGGCGAAATCCTCCAGAAAATGAGCCCGCAATCCAGCCGGCACGCCGCGGCCATTCGTCGGATCGAAGAGACGCTCCGGCGCTTCTTTCCGCTGGACCGATATGACGTGCGCGTGCAGTTGCCGCTGGCACTGGGCCCCTACAGCGAGCCGGAGCCCGACGTGGCCGTCGTCGAAGGCACCATCGACGACTACGTCGAGGCGCATCCTTCGACGGCGGTGCTGGTGGTGGAGGTGGCCGATGCCTCGCTGCAGTTCGACCGCACGCGCAAGGCTGCGCTCTACGCCCGCGCCGGCATCCCCGACTACTGGATCGTCAACCTCCTCGACGGCGTGCTCGAAGTCTACCGTCGGCCCGAAAACGACACCTACCAGCAACGCATGGTGCTGGCCCCGCATGAACAGATTGCGCCCCTGGCGCAGCCCGGGGCTTCCCTTGAAGTTGCCCGGTTGTTTCCTGAATCTCGCGCTTAA
- a CDS encoding DivIVA domain-containing protein, whose translation MKLTPLDIRKQEFTRAFRGYEVEEVQAFLQTVSEQWQQVLDEQRRQAERIRELEEKLEHYRRIEEALQQALETARENARQTIEQAERKARLILEEARTRADEIRWQAEQERRQLQQRIAELVERRDELIARLRAFLRAEMEVLAKFEERARTAASEAAAVSEAAPASAPAEGQAEAPVEPEPSAAPEMPAMAPEEAMPQEAALDMESEPEPEEPPMVPRFATFQPEPEAMEPEPTAPDPAPPPEPPAPPEPPPERKGWTVRSIVGTPPASRTPDESPENPPEQSEQANEEFEKIRRILRDLD comes from the coding sequence ATGAAACTCACGCCGCTGGACATCCGCAAGCAGGAATTTACGCGCGCTTTTCGTGGCTACGAAGTAGAAGAAGTACAGGCGTTTCTGCAGACCGTCTCGGAGCAGTGGCAGCAGGTGCTGGATGAACAGCGCCGACAGGCCGAACGCATCCGCGAGCTGGAAGAAAAGCTGGAACACTACCGGCGGATCGAAGAAGCGCTGCAGCAGGCGCTGGAGACGGCCCGCGAGAACGCCCGCCAGACGATAGAACAGGCCGAGCGAAAAGCACGGCTTATTCTGGAGGAGGCCCGGACCCGGGCCGACGAGATCCGCTGGCAGGCCGAGCAGGAGCGTCGTCAGCTGCAGCAGCGCATCGCCGAACTGGTGGAGCGTCGCGACGAGCTGATCGCCCGGCTGCGCGCCTTCCTGCGGGCGGAAATGGAGGTGCTGGCCAAATTCGAAGAACGGGCACGGACTGCGGCGTCGGAAGCAGCGGCCGTTTCCGAGGCCGCGCCGGCGTCGGCGCCTGCCGAGGGGCAGGCCGAAGCCCCTGTCGAGCCGGAGCCTTCAGCCGCTCCGGAGATGCCTGCGATGGCGCCCGAGGAGGCCATGCCGCAGGAAGCAGCGCTGGACATGGAAAGCGAGCCGGAGCCTGAGGAGCCCCCCATGGTGCCGCGCTTCGCTACGTTCCAGCCGGAACCTGAAGCGATGGAGCCGGAGCCGACCGCACCGGATCCGGCGCCCCCTCCGGAGCCTCCTGCACCGCCTGAGCCACCCCCCGAACGCAAAGGGTGGACGGTGCGGAGCATTGTGGGCACGCCACCGGCTTCCCGGACGCCGGACGAATCCCCGGAAAATCCTCCGGAGCAATCCGAGCAGGCGAACGAGGAATTCGAAAAAATTCGTCGTATCCTGAGAGATCTGGACTGA
- the speE gene encoding polyamine aminopropyltransferase, translating into MAEFGAASENEPIWWYETGTDDITLGLRMRLLHRERTPYQLLEIYEHPFFGRVLVLDGNLQTTQGDEFIYHEMLTHVPLLGALPASMNDASVLIIGGGDGGTLREVLRHDWVRRVVMVEIDQVVIERCREFLGFNGNYDDPRVTLIIGDAAQYVAEEAARQRPFDAILVDSTDPVGPGEVLFTPEFIRNAWACLKPGGVFARHLCMPLFDGPIVRDGVARLRQVFPRVEVYQATIFTYVGAQMAFVACTKDGRSVREPQRLLTGRYYNPDVHRAAFALPTWWVTELIDAPAAEAGL; encoded by the coding sequence ATGGCAGAATTCGGGGCTGCTTCGGAGAACGAGCCGATCTGGTGGTACGAAACCGGCACCGACGACATCACGCTGGGCCTTCGCATGCGGCTGCTCCACCGCGAGCGGACGCCCTATCAACTCCTGGAAATCTATGAGCATCCCTTCTTCGGGCGCGTGCTGGTGCTGGACGGCAATCTGCAGACCACGCAGGGCGACGAATTCATCTATCATGAAATGCTCACGCACGTCCCGCTGCTGGGCGCGTTGCCGGCCAGCATGAACGACGCTTCGGTGTTGATCATCGGCGGAGGCGACGGCGGCACGCTGCGCGAAGTGCTGCGTCACGACTGGGTCCGACGCGTCGTCATGGTGGAAATCGACCAGGTGGTCATCGAGCGTTGCAGGGAATTCCTGGGCTTCAACGGCAACTACGACGATCCGCGGGTTACGCTGATCATCGGCGACGCGGCGCAGTACGTGGCCGAGGAAGCCGCACGCCAGCGGCCGTTCGATGCCATTCTGGTGGACTCCACCGACCCGGTCGGCCCGGGCGAGGTGCTTTTCACGCCGGAATTCATCCGCAACGCTTGGGCCTGTCTGAAGCCGGGCGGTGTGTTTGCCCGCCACCTGTGCATGCCGCTATTCGACGGCCCGATCGTGCGGGACGGCGTGGCCCGCCTGCGGCAGGTGTTTCCTCGCGTCGAAGTCTATCAGGCCACGATCTTCACCTACGTGGGCGCGCAGATGGCGTTCGTGGCCTGCACCAAAGACGGCCGGTCCGTACGCGAGCCCCAGCGCCTGCTGACGGGGCGTTACTACAATCCCGACGTGCACCGGGCCGCCTTCGCCCTGCCGACCTGGTGGGTGACCGAACTGATCGATGCCCCGGCGGCCGAAGCCGGACTGTGA
- a CDS encoding purine-nucleoside phosphorylase, translating to MQESLFDVETYRRQVEEAAAYIRERTQLRPRLGIILGTGLGELAREIEAETTLSYDNIPHFPLSTVESHHGRLIVGHLSGVPVYALQGRFHLYEGYTPRQVTFPVRVLATLGIDTLFISNAAGGMNPLFRRGDLMLITDHINLQGQNPLVGPNVDEWGPRFPDMSEPYDPELRRLAEEKALELGIKLQQGVYVAVLGPNLETKAEYRFLRLIGADAVGMSTVPEVIVARHMNLRVMAISVITDECFPDALEPLSLEAVLAAAAEAEPCLTRLMKAVVEAVGQQAAAPST from the coding sequence ATGCAGGAGTCGCTGTTCGACGTCGAAACGTACCGCCGCCAGGTCGAAGAGGCGGCCGCTTACATTCGCGAGCGCACGCAACTGCGGCCGCGTTTGGGTATCATTCTGGGAACCGGGCTGGGCGAACTGGCCCGCGAGATCGAAGCCGAAACCACGCTTTCCTACGACAACATCCCGCACTTTCCGCTCTCGACGGTCGAGTCGCACCACGGCCGGCTGATCGTCGGCCACCTGAGCGGCGTTCCGGTCTATGCCCTGCAGGGACGCTTTCACCTGTACGAAGGGTACACGCCCCGTCAGGTCACCTTTCCGGTGCGCGTGCTGGCCACGCTGGGCATCGATACACTCTTCATTTCGAATGCGGCCGGCGGCATGAACCCGCTGTTTCGGCGGGGCGACCTGATGCTGATTACCGACCACATCAACTTGCAGGGCCAGAATCCGCTGGTCGGCCCCAACGTCGACGAATGGGGCCCGCGCTTCCCGGACATGAGCGAGCCCTACGATCCGGAATTGCGCCGGCTGGCCGAAGAAAAGGCGCTGGAACTGGGCATCAAGCTGCAGCAGGGCGTGTACGTGGCCGTGCTGGGGCCGAACCTGGAAACCAAGGCGGAATACCGATTCCTGCGGCTCATCGGCGCCGACGCCGTGGGCATGAGCACGGTGCCCGAGGTGATCGTGGCCCGGCACATGAATCTGCGTGTGATGGCCATCTCGGTCATCACGGACGAATGCTTCCCGGACGCGCTGGAGCCGTTGTCGCTCGAAGCGGTGCTGGCCGCCGCCGCCGAGGCCGAACCCTGTCTGACCCGGCTGATGAAGGCCGTGGTGGAAGCCGTAGGCCAGCAGGCGGCCGCCCCTTCAACCTGA
- a CDS encoding molybdopterin-dependent oxidoreductase produces the protein MPRITIDGTVYEFEGRPKLLQFFLDHGIELPHFCYHPALSIPANCRQCLVEVGMPVIDRETGKPKLDENGQPVIQFMPKLQTSCSLDMADGMVVKTHRTSEKVARAQRDTLEFLLINHPLDCPICDQAGKCPLQIQAYKYGPEGSRFEFLKVHKPKRVKLGPRVMLDAERCINCTRCVRFTDEISKSHQLTIIERGVRNYPITPPGVEFDDPYSMNVIDLCPVGALTSIDARFKARPWEMSATPSITITNAKGSNCYYWVRDNLIVEITARANAAVNGYWLPDEDRLDYHRFNENRPDGPEVRRDGRLVRVSWEEAYDRAAELLAGIDGRRILFLGSAYATVEDNYLLKRLAEALGADTPVYIPHIEPGHGDGWLRTDDRTPNAQGCQRLGILPVDEALVRSRLESGDIQAVYVLEDDPVGSGLFTAEALADIPVILHYYNTTNQTLAVADVALPAATVVETVGTYVNCDGHAQRVRPAKAIRTVNRVLMQEIGKSRLDQHGTPYDRWYNEKHQVDCKPSWEILPEVAERLGHPLRYKGPKYIMQEIAETIPAFAGATYEAMGLEGVRLAEIGAEV, from the coding sequence ATGCCCCGGATTACCATAGACGGCACGGTTTACGAATTCGAAGGGCGGCCTAAGCTGTTGCAGTTCTTCCTCGATCACGGCATCGAGCTGCCCCACTTCTGCTACCACCCGGCGCTATCGATCCCGGCCAACTGTCGCCAGTGCCTGGTGGAGGTGGGCATGCCGGTCATCGACCGGGAGACCGGCAAACCGAAGCTCGACGAAAACGGCCAGCCCGTCATCCAGTTCATGCCCAAGCTCCAGACGAGCTGCTCGCTCGACATGGCCGACGGGATGGTCGTCAAAACGCATCGCACCAGCGAGAAGGTGGCGCGCGCTCAGCGCGACACCCTGGAATTTCTGCTGATCAACCACCCGCTCGACTGCCCGATCTGCGATCAGGCTGGCAAATGTCCGCTCCAGATTCAGGCCTACAAGTACGGGCCTGAAGGCTCCCGCTTCGAGTTTCTCAAGGTGCACAAGCCCAAGCGGGTAAAGCTGGGCCCCCGCGTCATGCTCGACGCCGAGCGGTGCATCAACTGCACGCGCTGCGTGCGTTTCACCGATGAGATTTCCAAGAGCCACCAGCTCACCATCATCGAGCGCGGGGTCAGGAACTATCCGATCACGCCGCCCGGCGTGGAGTTCGATGATCCCTACTCCATGAACGTGATCGACCTGTGCCCGGTGGGCGCGCTGACGTCCATCGACGCCCGCTTCAAGGCGCGCCCCTGGGAGATGAGCGCCACGCCCTCGATCACGATCACCAACGCGAAGGGCTCCAACTGCTACTACTGGGTGCGCGACAACCTGATCGTCGAGATCACGGCGCGCGCCAATGCGGCCGTCAACGGCTACTGGCTGCCCGACGAAGACCGGCTCGACTACCATCGCTTCAACGAAAACCGCCCGGACGGCCCCGAGGTGCGTCGCGACGGTCGGCTCGTGCGCGTGAGCTGGGAAGAAGCCTACGACCGGGCGGCCGAGCTGCTTGCGGGCATCGACGGCCGTCGCATCCTGTTCCTGGGCTCGGCCTACGCGACCGTCGAGGACAACTACCTGCTCAAGCGGCTGGCCGAGGCGCTGGGCGCCGACACGCCCGTTTACATTCCCCACATCGAGCCCGGCCACGGCGACGGCTGGCTCCGCACCGACGACCGCACCCCCAACGCCCAGGGTTGCCAGCGTCTGGGCATCCTGCCCGTCGACGAAGCCCTTGTGCGGAGCCGCCTCGAAAGCGGCGACATCCAGGCGGTGTACGTGCTCGAAGACGACCCGGTCGGCTCCGGGCTCTTCACGGCCGAGGCGCTGGCCGACATTCCCGTCATCCTGCATTATTACAACACGACCAACCAGACGCTGGCCGTGGCCGACGTGGCGCTCCCGGCCGCCACGGTGGTCGAGACCGTCGGGACCTACGTCAACTGCGACGGGCATGCCCAGCGCGTGCGCCCGGCCAAAGCCATCCGCACAGTCAACCGCGTGTTGATGCAGGAAATCGGCAAAAGCCGCCTGGACCAGCACGGTACGCCTTACGACCGCTGGTACAACGAAAAGCACCAGGTGGACTGCAAGCCGAGCTGGGAAATCCTGCCCGAGGTGGCCGAACGGCTGGGCCATCCGCTCCGCTACAAGGGGCCGAAGTACATCATGCAGGAGATCGCCGAGACGATCCCGGCTTTCGCTGGCGCCACCTACGAGGCGATGGGCCTGGAGGGCGTCCGCCTTGCCGAGATCGGCGCCGAGGTGTAG
- the aceB gene encoding malate synthase A, translating into MQGIEIRGARLPEAEQVLTPEALDFVAGLHREFNAVRKGLLARRAEIWARLLEGERPDFLPHTRHIREGDWKVAPCPDDLQDRRVEITGPVDRKMMINALNSGARVFMADFEDALSPTWENVVRGQKNLIDAVRRTLEYTSPEGKEYRLGEKLATLLVRPRGWHLEERHVWIDGEPVSASLFDFGLYFFHNARELLERGSGPYFYLPKLESHLEARLWNEVFNFAQDYLGIPRGTIRATVLIETILAALEMEEILYELRDHAAGLNAGRWDYIFSCIKKFHATAPIFPDRAQVTMTVPFMYAYTELLVKTCHRRGAHAIGGMAAFIPSRRDPAVNERALAEVRKDKEREAGQGFDGTWVAHPDLVPVAEEVFDRYLGDRPHQKDRLREDVQVTADDLLDFRVPGGRITEGGLRNNVSVALQYLNQWFSGNGAAAIFNLMEDAATAEIARAQLWQWVHREARLDDGRPITPELYAQVREEELAKLGGRDTAHYREAAEVLDYLVLSDSFIEFLTFPAYERLLQLEMVPG; encoded by the coding sequence ATGCAAGGCATTGAGATTCGAGGCGCGCGGCTGCCCGAAGCCGAACAGGTGCTGACTCCTGAAGCGCTGGACTTCGTGGCCGGACTGCACCGTGAGTTCAATGCGGTGCGTAAGGGATTGCTGGCCCGCCGCGCGGAGATCTGGGCACGGCTGCTCGAAGGAGAACGCCCCGATTTTCTGCCGCACACGCGGCACATCCGCGAGGGCGACTGGAAGGTGGCGCCCTGTCCGGACGATCTGCAGGATCGGCGTGTGGAGATCACCGGGCCGGTAGATCGCAAGATGATGATCAACGCGCTGAACTCCGGGGCACGGGTCTTCATGGCCGACTTCGAGGACGCGCTCTCGCCCACCTGGGAAAACGTGGTGCGCGGTCAGAAGAACCTGATCGACGCCGTACGCCGCACGCTGGAGTACACCTCGCCGGAAGGGAAGGAATACCGGCTGGGGGAGAAGCTGGCCACGCTGCTGGTGCGGCCGCGTGGGTGGCATCTGGAAGAGCGGCACGTCTGGATCGACGGCGAGCCCGTCAGCGCCTCACTGTTCGACTTTGGCCTGTACTTCTTCCACAATGCCCGAGAACTCCTGGAGCGGGGAAGTGGACCGTATTTCTATCTGCCGAAGCTGGAAAGCCATCTGGAAGCGCGGCTCTGGAACGAGGTGTTCAATTTTGCGCAGGATTACCTGGGCATCCCGCGCGGGACAATCCGGGCCACCGTGCTGATCGAGACGATCCTGGCCGCGCTGGAAATGGAGGAAATTCTCTACGAGCTGCGGGATCATGCCGCCGGACTGAACGCCGGGCGCTGGGATTACATCTTCAGTTGTATCAAAAAATTCCATGCGACGGCGCCCATCTTTCCGGACCGGGCGCAGGTGACGATGACCGTACCGTTCATGTATGCCTACACGGAACTGCTGGTGAAAACCTGCCACCGGCGCGGCGCGCATGCCATCGGCGGCATGGCCGCCTTCATTCCCTCGCGGCGCGATCCGGCGGTCAACGAACGCGCGCTGGCCGAAGTGCGCAAAGACAAGGAGCGGGAGGCCGGACAGGGCTTCGACGGCACCTGGGTGGCCCATCCCGATCTGGTACCGGTGGCCGAGGAGGTGTTCGATCGCTATCTGGGCGATCGGCCGCACCAGAAAGACCGGTTGCGTGAGGATGTGCAGGTGACGGCCGACGATCTGCTGGACTTCCGGGTGCCGGGCGGGCGCATTACCGAAGGCGGCCTGCGCAACAACGTAAGCGTGGCGTTGCAGTATCTGAACCAGTGGTTCTCGGGCAACGGGGCGGCCGCGATCTTCAATCTGATGGAAGACGCGGCCACGGCCGAGATCGCCCGCGCGCAGCTCTGGCAGTGGGTCCACCGCGAGGCGCGTCTGGACGACGGCCGGCCCATCACGCCGGAGCTGTACGCGCAGGTGCGCGAAGAAGAGCTGGCGAAACTGGGCGGGCGCGACACGGCCCATTACCGCGAGGCGGCCGAGGTGCTCGACTACCTGGTGCTGTCCGATTCCTTCATCGAATTCCTGACGTTTCCGGCCTACGAACGTCTGCTGCAGCTGGAAATGGTGCCGGGCTGA
- a CDS encoding YggS family pyridoxal phosphate-dependent enzyme, producing the protein MAEQQVLDVPAIRERLAWIQERIERACRRAGRSPDEVTLIGVTKTFPVAVVQAAYEAGLRHFGENRVQELVAKAAVLPGRIEGGEVTWHMIGHLQRNKARDVVAHADWLHSLDNLRLAETLERRAAMADRVLPCFVEVNVSGEPTKFGLEPDAVHDFLDALAPFEHLEIVGLMTLAAPAEDPEAVRPQFRLLRRLAETYDRRNNPRVQLRYLSMGMSGDFEVAIEEGATHVRIGSALFGPRLEP; encoded by the coding sequence ATGGCCGAGCAGCAGGTTCTGGACGTGCCTGCCATCCGGGAGCGGCTGGCCTGGATTCAGGAGCGGATCGAACGCGCCTGTCGGCGGGCCGGACGCAGCCCCGACGAGGTGACGCTCATCGGCGTGACCAAGACGTTTCCGGTCGCGGTCGTGCAGGCGGCCTACGAGGCCGGGCTGCGCCATTTCGGCGAAAACCGGGTGCAGGAGCTGGTGGCCAAGGCGGCCGTGCTGCCCGGACGCATCGAAGGCGGGGAGGTCACCTGGCACATGATCGGCCACCTGCAACGCAACAAGGCCAGAGACGTGGTGGCTCATGCTGACTGGCTGCACAGCCTGGACAACCTGCGGCTGGCCGAAACACTGGAACGCCGGGCGGCCATGGCCGATCGCGTGCTGCCGTGCTTCGTGGAGGTGAACGTCTCGGGCGAACCGACCAAATTCGGACTCGAACCCGACGCCGTCCACGACTTTCTGGACGCGCTGGCGCCTTTCGAGCACCTGGAGATCGTGGGACTCATGACGCTGGCGGCTCCTGCCGAAGATCCGGAAGCGGTGCGACCCCAGTTCCGGCTGCTGCGCCGGCTGGCCGAGACCTATGACCGCCGCAACAATCCGCGCGTCCAGTTGCGCTACCTGTCGATGGGCATGAGCGGCGACTTCGAGGTGGCCATTGAAGAAGGAGCCACCCATGTGCGGATCGGAAGTGCGCTGTTCGGGCCACGCCTGGAGCCATGA
- the nuoF gene encoding NADH-quinone oxidoreductase subunit NuoF, which yields MATNGAQSKAGDWRNHKRVLLPPIRDLHRLEVYEAHGGYQTLREVLTSDRWDPKSVIEEVKKSKLRGRGGAGFPTGLKWSFMPPVDDRPRFLCCNGDESEPGTFKDRQLMEFNPHQIFEGILIACYAMSVRTCYLYVRGEFARWIEHMERELEKLYAKGYVGKNIMGTDFSADIVIHKGAGAYICGEESSLMESVEGKRAYPRIKPPFPAQRGLWGYPTTINNVETLANVPLILRNGGEWFASIGAPNHPGPVLYGISGHVNRPGVYEYPTGMLITDLIYEVAGGIRGGKKLKAVIPGGSSTPPLRADMIDGVTMDAESLREAGSMMGTAGLLVLDEDTDMVSWLRRVAHFYAHESCGQCTPCREGTGWLENILTRIDEGEGRLRDLDLLLDLCDQMEGRTVCALADAAAWPVRYTILRFREEFEARCKPSLVPTGIDLTPTS from the coding sequence ATGGCAACGAACGGAGCCCAGAGTAAAGCCGGAGACTGGCGGAATCACAAGCGGGTGCTGCTCCCGCCCATTCGGGATCTGCACCGGCTGGAAGTCTACGAAGCGCACGGGGGCTACCAGACCCTGCGCGAAGTGCTGACCTCCGACCGCTGGGATCCCAAGTCGGTCATCGAAGAAGTCAAAAAGAGCAAGCTGCGCGGACGGGGCGGCGCCGGCTTCCCCACCGGGCTGAAGTGGAGCTTCATGCCCCCGGTGGACGATCGGCCCCGCTTCCTGTGCTGCAACGGCGACGAAAGCGAGCCGGGCACGTTCAAGGACCGCCAGCTCATGGAGTTCAATCCCCACCAGATTTTCGAGGGGATTCTGATCGCCTGCTACGCCATGTCGGTGCGCACGTGCTACCTGTACGTGCGCGGCGAATTTGCCCGGTGGATCGAGCACATGGAGCGGGAGCTGGAAAAGCTCTACGCGAAAGGCTACGTGGGGAAAAACATTATGGGCACGGACTTCTCGGCCGACATCGTGATCCACAAGGGAGCCGGGGCCTACATCTGCGGCGAGGAGTCCAGCCTGATGGAGTCGGTCGAGGGCAAGCGGGCCTACCCGCGCATCAAGCCGCCGTTTCCAGCCCAGCGAGGCCTGTGGGGCTACCCCACCACGATCAACAACGTGGAGACGCTGGCGAACGTCCCGCTCATTCTGCGCAACGGCGGCGAGTGGTTCGCGTCCATCGGCGCGCCCAACCATCCCGGTCCGGTGCTCTACGGCATCTCGGGCCACGTCAACCGCCCCGGCGTCTATGAATACCCCACCGGCATGCTGATCACCGACCTGATCTACGAGGTGGCCGGAGGCATCCGCGGGGGTAAAAAGCTCAAGGCCGTCATCCCGGGCGGAAGCTCCACACCGCCCCTGCGGGCCGACATGATCGACGGCGTGACGATGGACGCCGAGTCGCTGCGCGAGGCCGGCTCGATGATGGGCACGGCCGGCCTGCTCGTGCTCGACGAAGACACCGACATGGTCTCGTGGCTGCGACGCGTGGCGCACTTCTACGCGCACGAAAGCTGCGGCCAGTGCACGCCCTGCCGCGAGGGCACCGGCTGGCTCGAAAACATCCTCACGCGCATCGACGAGGGCGAAGGCCGCCTGCGCGACCTGGACCTGCTGCTGGACCTGTGCGACCAGATGGAAGGCCGCACGGTCTGCGCCCTGGCCGACGCCGCCGCCTGGCCCGTACGCTACACCATCCTGCGCTTCCGCGAAGAGTTCGAGGCCAGGTGCAAGCCCAGCCTGGTCCCGACGGGCATCGATCTGACGCCAACCAGCTGA